A stretch of the Argentina anserina chromosome 6, drPotAnse1.1, whole genome shotgun sequence genome encodes the following:
- the LOC126800812 gene encoding LOW QUALITY PROTEIN: uncharacterized protein LOC126800812 (The sequence of the model RefSeq protein was modified relative to this genomic sequence to represent the inferred CDS: inserted 2 bases in 2 codons; deleted 2 bases in 1 codon; substituted 1 base at 1 genomic stop codon) has translation MVLLLTLSVQAVCAVLRTPIGSIDHLSVNLPDADASKVQWTLECYSGMRKSYWIICNGEPXVQLLALDRTKFPSSLVVRPSDLTRLLGHFQSSLQEFTIFATEPTSSPSDAASEIGGKAVELRSYIDPTKDNDSLLHTQLWIDPTEEFVQHTHTGDPVDVTFAMKELKAFLSLCEVEIHLYFEKSGEPILMAPRFGLDDTSASNFDATLVLATMXASQQGAAEVHIPDQNVMGSEVXHQRYQTNAEHSSDHTRMWSDLTGSLACEGSGGEVGQAQSERDLNASPQRDIQRFNTMHISKAAAAGGNEPVGLNMYNPPEKNHMEEPQDRSTIIGNGFSQRHPSNWVDADEDDNDEDGEEDEMYIQSTPPYYEEH, from the exons ATGGTGCTGTTACTGACTTTGTCTGTGCAGGCTGTTTGTGCTGTTTTGAGAACTCCTATTGGAAGCATTGATCATTTGAGCGTGAATTTGCCTGATGCTGATGCATCAAAAGTGCAATGGACTTTAGAATGCTATAGTG GTATGAGGAAATCTTATTGGATTATTTGCAATGGTGAAC ACGTACAACTTTTAGCACTTGATAGGACAAAATTCCCGAGCAGCCTAGTAGTGAGGCCTTCAGATCTCACCCGACTGCTCGGTCATTTTCAATCATCACTTCAAGAGTTTACTATTTTCGCGACAGAGCCTACTTCCTCACCTTCTGATGCAGCAAGTGAAATTGGAGGAAAAGCAGTTGAACTTAGAAGTTACATAGACCCAACCAAAG ATAATGACTCATTACTGCATACTCAATTGTGGATAGACCCTACAGAAGAGTTTGTGCAGCATACGCACACAGGAGACCCTGTGGATGTGACTTTTGCCATGAAGGAGTTGAAG GcatttctttctctctgtGAAGTTGAAATCCACTTGTACTTTGAGAAGTCTGGAGA GCCTATTCTGATGGCACCAAGATTTGGTCTTGATGATACATCTGCATCAAATTTTGATGCTACACTGGTACTTGCAACCA TAGCATCACAGCAAGGAGCTGCTGAAGTGCACATTCCGGATCAGAATGTCATGGGGTCAGAAGTGTAGCATCAAAGGTACCAAACAAATGCTGAGCATTCGTCTGATCACACGAGAATGTGGTCTGATCTCACAgg ATCTCTTGCTTGTGAAGGAAGTGGTGGGGAAGTAGGGCAGGCTCAAAGTGAAAGAGATTTAAATGCCAGTCCTCAG AGAGATATTCAGAGGTTCAACACAATGCATATATCAAAGGCTGCGGCTGCTGGGGGAAATGAGCCTGTTGGTCTCAACATGTA CAACCCTCCTGAAAAGAATCACATGGAAGAGCCTCAAG ATAGGTCGACGATCATTGGTAATGGCTTTTCACAACGTCATCCGAGCAACTGGGTAGATGCAGATGAAGATGATAACGATGAGGATGGCGAGGAGGACGAAATGTACATCCAGTCAACGCCACCATACTACGAAGAACACTAA